A single window of Vigna radiata var. radiata cultivar VC1973A chromosome 4, Vradiata_ver6, whole genome shotgun sequence DNA harbors:
- the LOC106759296 gene encoding 14-3-3-like protein A: MADSSREENVYMAKLAEQAERYEEMVEFMEKVAKTVEVEELTVEERNLLSVAYKNVIGARRASWRIISSIEQKEESRGNEDHVAIIKEYRGKIETELSKICDGILNLLESNLIPSAQSPESKVFYLKMKGDYHRYLAEFKTGAERKDAAESTLLAYKSAQDIALADLAPTHPIRLGLALNFSVFYYEILNSPDRACNLAKQAFDEAISELDTLGEESYKDSTLIMQLLRDNLTLWTSDITDDAGDEIKETTKQPGE, translated from the exons ATGGCAGATTCTTCTAGGGAAGAGAACGTTTACATGGCGAAGTTGGCCGAGCAGGCCGAGCGGTATGAGGAGATGGTTGAGTTCATGGAGAAGGTAGCGAAGACTGTGGAGGTCGAGGAGTTGACTGTGGAGGAGAGGAATCTTCTCTCTGTGGCGTACAAGAACGTGATCGGGGCGAGGAGGGCTTCGTGGAGGATTATATCCTCCATTGAGCAGAAGGAGGAGAGCAGAGGCAATGAGGACCACGTGGCTATTATAAAGGAGTACAGGGGAAAGATTGAGACCGAACTCAGCAAGATCTGTGATGGGATTTTGAACCTCCTTGAGTCCAACCTCATCCCTTCTGCTCAATCTCCCGAAAGTAAAGTCTTTTACCTTAAAATGAAGGGTGATTACCACAGGTACCTTGCTGAGTTTAAGACTGGGGCAGAGAGGAAAGATGCTGCAGAGAGTACTTTGCTTGCTTACAAATCCGCTCAG GATATTGCTCTTGCTGACCTGGCCCCCACCCACCCTATTAGGCTTGGACTTGCTCTCAACTTTTCTGTGTTCTATTATGAAATCCTTAACTCACCAGATCGTGCTTGTAATCTTGCCAAGCAG GCATTTGATGAGGCAATTTCTGAGCTTGACACATTGGGTGAAGAGTCATACAAAGATAGTACATTGATCATGCAACTTCTCCGTGACAACCTGACTTTGTGGACATCAGACATCACg GACGATGCTGGGGATGAGATCAAGGAGACAACCAAGCAACCAGGTGAATAG
- the LOC106759393 gene encoding glycine--tRNA ligase, mitochondrial 1, translating to MLKHLVRVRAIATAISSSPKISSQLPIPSTFTFTFSLSSSAMAATDDSLRKSLADKHAAVEAQGNAVRALKAAGAPKTEIDAAIEALNALKLEKTSIERSLIGGSDTREAFRQAVVNTLERRLFYIPSFKIYRGVAGLFDYGPPGCAVKSNVLSFWRQHFVLEENMLEVDCPCVTPEVVLKASGHVDKFTDLMVKDEKTGTCYRADHLLKDFCNEKLQRDLALSSDKVSELKHVLATLDDLSAEELGAKIKEYEIVAPETKNALSDPYPFNLMFQTSIGPSGLSPGFMRPETAQGIFVNFRDLYYYNGNKLPFAAAQIGQAFRNEISPRQGLLRVREFTLAEIEHFVDPQDKSHPKYAEVADLEFLMFPRELQMSGQSAKRIPLRDAVSKGIVNNETLGYFIGRVYLFLTRLGIDKERLRFRQHLANEMAHYAADCWDAEIECSYGWIECVGIADRSAYDLRAHTDKSGVPLVAQEKFSEPKEVEKLVITPVKKELGLAFKGNQRMVVEALEAMPEKEALDMKAALESKGEVEFQVCTLGKNVTIKKTMVTIQKEIKKEHQRVFTPSVIEPSFGIGRIIYCLFEHTFYTRPSKAGDEQLNVFRFPPLVAPIKCTVFPLVQNQKYEEVAKLISKSLTAAGISHKIDTTGTSIGKRYARTDELGVPFAITVDSTSSVTIRERDSKDQVRVDVEKAAIVVKEVTEGHRTWEDVWSTLPHHSSTSADD from the exons ATGCTTAAGCATTTAGTGAGAGTGAGAGCGATAGCAACAGCAATATCTTCTTCACCTAAAATATCTTCTCAACTTCCAATTCCATCCACTTTCACATTCACTTTCTCTCTATCATCTTCTGCCATGGCCGCCACCGATGACTCCCTCCGCAAATCCCTTGCCGACAAGCACGCCGCCGTCGAGGCGCAGGGCAACGCCGTCCGCGCTCTCAAGGCCGCGGGCGCCCCCAAGACGGAAATCGACGCTGCCATCGAAGCCCTAAATGCGCTCAAGCTGGAAAAAACGTCCATCGAACGCTCCCTCATCGGAGGTTCCGACACCCGCGAGGCGTTCAGGCAGGCTGTGGTGAACACCCTGGAGCGGCGCCTGTTCTACATCCCGTCGTTCAAGATCTACCGCGGCGTTGCCGGCCTCTTCGACTATGGTCCTCCCGGCTGCGCCGTGAAATCGAACGTCCTATCATTCTGGCGGCAACACTTCGTTCTGGAAGAGAACATGCTTGAGGTGGATTGCCCCTGCGTCACTCCCGAAGTCGTTCTCAAAGCCTCTGGACACGTGGATAAGTTCACCGATCTTATGGTAAAGGATGAGAAGACCGGCACGTGCTACCGCGCCGATCACTTGCTCAAGGATTTCTGCAACGAGAAGCTTCAGCGTGATCTCGCCTTGTCCTCTGACAAGGTTTCGGAGCTGAAGCACGTGCTTGCCACGTTGGATGATCTCTCTGCGGAGGAGCTTGGCGCTAAGATTAAGGAGTATGAGATTGTTGCTCCTGAGACTAAGAACGCGCTCTCTGACCCTTACCCTTTCAATTTGATGTTTCAGACTTCCATTGGCCCCTCTGGGTTAAGCCCTGGGTTCATGAGACCTGAGACTGCGCAGGGCATCTTCGTGAATTTCAGGGATTTGTATTATTACAATGGAAACAAACTGCCTTTTGCCGCGGCGCAGATTGGTCAGGCGTTTAGGAATGAG ATATCTCCACGGCAAGGGCTTCTCAGAGTTCGCGAGTTCACGTTGGCTGAGATTGAGCACTTTGTTGACCCTCAAGACAAGTCCCATCCTAAGTACGCTGAGGTTGCTGACTTGGAGTTCTTGATGTTCCCCAGGGAGCTGCAAATGTCTGGACAGTCTGCCAAAAGGATTCCTCTTCGTGATGCTGTTTCCAAG GGAATTGTCAATAACGAGACTCTCGGTTATTTCATTGGGAGAGTGTATCTTTTCTTGACGCGTCTTGGTATAGACAAGGAGCGATTAAGATTTAGGCAACATCTTGCAAATGAGATGGCCCACTATGCTGCTGACTGTTGGGATGCGGAGATTGAGTGCTCCTATGGATGGATTGAGTGTGTTGGAATTGCTGATAGATCTGCTTATGATTTGCGTGCTCACACG GATAAAAGTGGTGTTCCACTAGTGGCTCAAGAAAAATTTTCAGAACCTAAGGAAGTGGAG AAATTGGTTATAACTCCTGTGAAAAAAGAGTTGGGTCTGGCATTCAAGGGAAACCAGAGGATGGTGGTTGAAGCACTTGAG GCAATGCCTGAGAAAGAAGCTTTGGATATGAAGGCTGCTCTGGAGTCAAAAGGGGAGGTGGAGTTTCAAGTGTGTACACTTGGGAAAAATGTGACTATTAAGAAGACTATGGTGACCATTCAGaaggaaataaagaaagagCACCAGCGAGTTTTTACACCGTCTGTGATTGAACCATCATTTGGGATTGGACGGATAATTTATTGCCTCTTCGAGCACACGTTCTACACGAGGCCAAGCAAAGCGGGTGATGAGCAGTTAAATGTATTTCGCTTCCCTCCACTCGTAGCTCCAATTAAGTGTACAGTTTTCCCACTGGTTCAGAATCAGAAGTATGAGGAGGTTGCTAAACTCATTTCCAAGTCATTAACTGCTGCTGGAATTTCACATAAGATTGACACTACAG GTACATCAATTGGAAAACGATATGCAAGAACAGATGAACTTGGCGTCCCATTTGCTATCACTGTAGATTCAACATCATCAGTGACTATTCGGGAGAGGGACAGCAAGGATCAAGTTCGTGTTGATGTGGAAAAAGCTGCCATTGTTGTTAAGGAGGTAACTGAAGGCCATAGGACTTGGGAAGATGTGTGGTCAACTTTACCTCATCATTCTTCTACATCTGCCGATGATTGA
- the LOC106759521 gene encoding heparan-alpha-glucosaminide N-acetyltransferase, with protein MASYEAIKNFEDDEDDVEMALPHSQISESRSQTLSSTIAQTTPLNIHNVQEQPSTSSRNQPQTVPKPPRLVSLDVFRGLTVALMILVDDAGGLIPALNHSPWNGLTLADYVMPFFLFIVGVSLALTYKKLSCRVDASRKAGLRALKLLVLGLFLQGGYFHRVNDLTYGVDIKQIRWMGILQRIALAYLVAALCEIWLKSDDTVNSGPSLLRKYRYQWAVAFIISFVYLCLLYGLYVPDWEYQIQTEPSSEPKTFSVKCGVRGDTGPACNAVGMIDRTLVGIQHLYRRPIYARMPECSINSPNYGPLPPGAPAWCQAPFDPEGLLSSVMAIITCLVGLHYGHIIVHFKDHRVRTIYWTIPTSCLVVFGLALDLFGMHINKVLYSLSYTCVTAGTAGILFVGIYLMVDVCGYRRMTIFLEWMGMHALMIYILAACNVFPIFIQGFYWGSPRNNILKLVGVGT; from the exons ATGGCGAGTTACGAGGCTATCAAGAACTttgaggatgatgaagatgacgTGGAGATGGCACTACCCCATAGCCAGATCTCTGAATCAAGATCTCAAACACTTTCTTCCACCATTGCTCAAACCACTCCGCTTAACATTCACAACGTTCAGGAACAACCTTCTACATCCTCCAGGAATCAACCACAGACTGTGCCAAAACCTCCGCGTCTAGTTTCCCTCGATGTTTTTCGCGGTCTCACCGTTGCG CTGATGATACTGGTTGATGATGCCGGTGGACTCATTCCAGCGCTCAATCATTCCCCATGGAATGGTTTAACACTAGCTGATTATGTCATGCCGTTTTTCCTATTTATTGTTGGTGTTTCCCTCGCTCTCACATACAAG aAACTGTCTTGCAGAGTCGATGCATCAAGAAAAGCAGGTTTACGGGCTCTAAAACTTCTTGTGTTAGGCCTTTTTCTTCAAG GAGGTTATTTCCATCGTGTGAACGATCTGACATATGGAGTGGATATTAAACAGATAAGATGGATGGGAATACTGCAG AGAATTGCGTTAGCTTATTTGGTTGCCGCGCTGTGTGAAATTTGGCTCAAGAGTGATGATACTGTTAATTCTGGACCATCCCTCTTAAGGAAGTACCGATACCAGTG GGCTGTGgcttttataatttctttcgTATATCTTTGCTTGCTATATGGATTGTACGTTCCTGATTGGGAGTATCAAATTCAAACAGAACCTTCTTCAGAGCCAAAGACATTTTCT GTTAAATGTGGAGTAAGGGGTGACACTGGACCAGCCTGCAACGCAGTTGGGATGATTGATAGAACGTTAGTGGGTATCCAACATCTGTACAGGAGACCAATATATGCACGGATGCCT GAATGCAGCATTAATTCTCCCAACTATGGACCATTGCCTCCCGGTGCTCCTGCTTGGTGTCAGGCCCCTTTTGATCCCGAAGGACTCCTAAG TTCAGTGATGGCTATTATTACTTGCTTGGTTGGGTTGCACTACGGACATATTATTGTCCATTTTAAG GACCACCGAGTTAGAACCATATATTGGACGATCCCAACCTCTTGTCTTGTAGTTTTTGGCCTTGCGTTGGATTTATTTG GAATGCATATAAATAAGGTTCTGTATTCCCTCAGTTACACGTGCGTCACTGCTGGTACTGCAGGCATCCTCTTTGTCGGAATATACTTAATG GTTGACGTGTGTGGGTATAGACGAATGACTATTTTTTTGGAATGGATGGGCATGCATGCATTGATGATATATATCCTAGCAGCTTGCAACGTTTTTCCAATTTTCATCCAAGGATTTTACTGGGGGAGTCCTCGCAATAACATT TTGAAGCTAGTTGGAGTTGGTACATGA
- the LOC106758644 gene encoding uncharacterized protein LOC106758644 isoform X3 has product MGRGWWWKVALLAVAVAVWRGWQGGGWDREESFRLVREWSEKLGIWAIPLYVSVHTISIALCLPSAIFFETAAPLLFGFFPSVLCVFSAKILAASLSFSIGRCKIEETSKCTHAQNTPLRTKDTSRFLSAQLVSCLVPLSDTNWIHLYKMQEQRSRWEIAHIEHKFSKEGQKPFLSAQIHTSHTIEETKGRNNGGVKSNCENKMGK; this is encoded by the exons ATGGGGCGGGGGTGGTGGTGGAAAGTGGCGTTGTTGGCGGTGGCAGTGGCGGTGTGGAGAGGTTGGCAAGGCGGTGGATGGGACAGGGAGGAGTCTTTCAGGTTGGTGAGAGAATGGTCGGAGAAGTTAGGGATTTGGGCAATCCCTCTGTACGTGTCGGTCCACACGATTTCCATCGCCCTCTGTTTGCCCTCTGCAATCTTCTTCGAAACCGCCGCTCCTCTTCTCTTCGGCTTTTTCCCTTCCGTCTTATGCGTCTTCTCCGCCAAAATCCTCGCCGCCTCACTCTCCTTCTCCATCGGCAG ATGCAAGATCGAAGAGACAAGCAAGTGTACTCACGCACAAAACACACCTCTTCGGACGAAAGACACATCGCGCTTTCTTTCAGCACAACTTGTTTCGTGTCTGGTTCCACTGTCTGACACAAATTGGATTCATCTCTACAA AATGCAAGAACAAAGAAGCAGGTGGGAAATAGCACACATAGAACACAAGTTTTCCAAGGAAGGCCAGAAGCCGTTTCTTTCAGCCCAAATTCATACAAGCCACACCATAG AGGAGACGAAAGGAAGAAATAATGGGGGTGTGAAAAGCAATTGTGAGAATAAGATgggaaagtga
- the LOC106758644 gene encoding uncharacterized protein LOC106758644 isoform X2: MGRGWWWKVALLAVAVAVWRGWQGGGWDREESFRLVREWSEKLGIWAIPLYVSVHTISIALCLPSAIFFETAAPLLFGFFPSVLCVFSAKILAASLSFSIGRCKIEETSKCTHAQNTPLRTKDTSRFLSAQLVSCLVPLSDTNWIHLYKMQEQRSRWEIAHIEHKFSKEGQKPFLSAQIHTSHTIGKDFLQPIQFLCAPHRKSRKNYFHNRSGVIV; the protein is encoded by the exons ATGGGGCGGGGGTGGTGGTGGAAAGTGGCGTTGTTGGCGGTGGCAGTGGCGGTGTGGAGAGGTTGGCAAGGCGGTGGATGGGACAGGGAGGAGTCTTTCAGGTTGGTGAGAGAATGGTCGGAGAAGTTAGGGATTTGGGCAATCCCTCTGTACGTGTCGGTCCACACGATTTCCATCGCCCTCTGTTTGCCCTCTGCAATCTTCTTCGAAACCGCCGCTCCTCTTCTCTTCGGCTTTTTCCCTTCCGTCTTATGCGTCTTCTCCGCCAAAATCCTCGCCGCCTCACTCTCCTTCTCCATCGGCAG ATGCAAGATCGAAGAGACAAGCAAGTGTACTCACGCACAAAACACACCTCTTCGGACGAAAGACACATCGCGCTTTCTTTCAGCACAACTTGTTTCGTGTCTGGTTCCACTGTCTGACACAAATTGGATTCATCTCTACAA AATGCAAGAACAAAGAAGCAGGTGGGAAATAGCACACATAGAACACAAGTTTTCCAAGGAAGGCCAGAAGCCGTTTCTTTCAGCCCAAATTCATACAAGCCACACCATAGGTAAGGACTTCCTGCAACCTATCCAATTTCTTTGTGCACCCCATCGAAAGTCTCGTAAAAACTATTTCCATAATAGAAGTGGGGTGATTGTCTAA
- the LOC106758644 gene encoding uncharacterized protein LOC106758644 isoform X1, translating into MGRGWWWKVALLAVAVAVWRGWQGGGWDREESFRLVREWSEKLGIWAIPLYVSVHTISIALCLPSAIFFETAAPLLFGFFPSVLCVFSAKILAASLSFSIGRLVFRSSSSAMDWAKRNRYFHMISRGVERDGWKFVLLARFSPVPSYVINYTLAATEVRFLLDFLLPTSIGCLPMILQNTSIGSLAGAAVATASGSKKSQIWSYFFPVVGILSSVLISLRIKKYSTQVSVAEENPPTKKNTND; encoded by the exons ATGGGGCGGGGGTGGTGGTGGAAAGTGGCGTTGTTGGCGGTGGCAGTGGCGGTGTGGAGAGGTTGGCAAGGCGGTGGATGGGACAGGGAGGAGTCTTTCAGGTTGGTGAGAGAATGGTCGGAGAAGTTAGGGATTTGGGCAATCCCTCTGTACGTGTCGGTCCACACGATTTCCATCGCCCTCTGTTTGCCCTCTGCAATCTTCTTCGAAACCGCCGCTCCTCTTCTCTTCGGCTTTTTCCCTTCCGTCTTATGCGTCTTCTCCGCCAAAATCCTCGCCGCCTCACTCTCCTTCTCCATCGGCAG GTTGGTATTCAGGAGTTCAAGCTCAGCAATGGACTGGGCCAAAAGAAACAGATATTTTCACATGATCTCTAGAGGAGTTGAGCGAGATGGTTGGAAATTTGTTCTTCTTGCTCGCTTCTCACCCGTGCCCTCTTACGTTATTAACTATACCTTAGCGGCTACTGAAGTTCGGTTTCTGttggattttcttcttcctacctCCATTGGATGTCTTCCCATGATCTTGCAGAATACATCTATCGGAAGCCTTGCCGGTGCTGCTGTTGCTACAGCCTCTGGCTCAAAGAAATCTCAAATTTGGTCCTACTTTTTTCCTGTAGTTGGTATTTTGTCTAGTGTACTTATTTCTCTTAGAATTAAAAAGTATTCAACCCAAGTTTCAGTAGCTGAAGAAAACCCGCCCACCAAAAAAAACACCAATGATTAG